One window from the genome of Neosynechococcus sphagnicola sy1 encodes:
- a CDS encoding alpha/beta fold hydrolase, protein MNRRLTHFCSFTLLTIAVIIASSSAVNGATPNRAKFGPAWKTVDCKTFNVPAAVAAQADCGYVTVPEQHAQPQGRTIQLAVVRTRSTGKTPAADPLFVEQGGPGGSSIHDIADGALPVFPELQALLKSRDLIFVEERGTRYSKPNLSCPEINAHYIAVAKGEKAYTDPGWIKVCNDRLKQQGINPNAFNTRENAADIYFVAETLGYPQFNYYGVSYGTLLGQYVIAQADKHKAKLRSVILDGVVRPDIDFNLASGHTISYALRNLFHACAQDQPCNQAYPNLEQKFLAIVDQLNQKPVPLTLTIPSSKKTFVTQLDGNAFIIGIESYLARPYSGESARGTSLPKFIQAASQGNFGWIAEKLSANLEPTEAREMYHTVLCVRAKSIQVTPSQVLPPPYPQLIPVGIREAEAVTKACDVLQVELKPPFVYENPEIPTLVLNGSYDPVTPQPYGEAVAKNLKTAYVYTFPGVGHGSLFAPRGMPAEACVTQIAADFLANPKQPPNSSCLTQIKPAFVVE, encoded by the coding sequence ATGAACCGACGACTGACTCATTTCTGCTCATTCACCCTGCTCACGATCGCGGTTATCATCGCCAGCAGCAGTGCCGTTAATGGCGCGACCCCTAATCGTGCCAAATTTGGTCCAGCCTGGAAAACCGTTGACTGCAAAACCTTTAACGTGCCTGCCGCCGTTGCTGCCCAGGCGGATTGTGGCTACGTCACCGTCCCCGAACAGCACGCCCAACCCCAGGGACGCACTATCCAACTGGCGGTCGTGCGCACTCGCAGCACCGGCAAAACGCCTGCTGCCGATCCCCTCTTTGTCGAACAGGGTGGTCCTGGCGGATCAAGCATCCACGACATCGCCGATGGAGCCTTGCCGGTATTTCCCGAACTCCAGGCTTTGTTAAAGAGCCGCGATTTGATCTTCGTAGAGGAGCGGGGGACACGGTATTCCAAACCTAACCTGTCCTGTCCAGAGATCAATGCTCACTATATTGCCGTGGCGAAAGGGGAGAAAGCGTACACTGATCCAGGCTGGATCAAGGTGTGTAACGATCGCCTCAAGCAGCAGGGGATTAATCCCAACGCCTTTAATACCCGCGAAAATGCGGCTGATATTTACTTTGTGGCAGAGACCTTAGGCTACCCGCAATTTAATTACTATGGCGTTTCCTACGGCACGTTGTTGGGGCAATATGTCATCGCCCAGGCGGACAAGCACAAGGCGAAACTGCGCAGCGTGATCCTGGATGGCGTGGTCCGACCGGATATTGATTTTAATCTGGCATCGGGCCACACCATTAGCTATGCCTTGCGAAATCTGTTTCATGCCTGCGCCCAAGATCAACCATGCAACCAGGCCTATCCCAACCTGGAGCAGAAATTTCTGGCGATCGTCGATCAACTCAACCAGAAACCGGTTCCCCTGACCCTGACCATTCCCTCCAGCAAAAAAACATTCGTGACCCAACTCGATGGCAATGCCTTTATCATTGGTATCGAATCTTATTTAGCCCGACCCTATTCCGGTGAAAGTGCCCGTGGTACTTCTCTACCCAAGTTCATCCAGGCAGCGAGCCAGGGCAACTTTGGTTGGATTGCAGAAAAACTTTCAGCGAATCTGGAACCTACCGAGGCGAGGGAGATGTATCACACTGTCCTCTGTGTCAGGGCGAAATCGATTCAAGTTACGCCCTCCCAGGTGCTGCCGCCGCCCTATCCGCAACTCATTCCCGTGGGCATCCGCGAAGCCGAAGCGGTGACGAAAGCCTGTGACGTTCTCCAGGTCGAGCTGAAACCACCCTTTGTCTACGAAAATCCGGAGATTCCCACCCTGGTGTTGAATGGCTCTTACGACCCGGTCACGCCCCAGCCCTATGGGGAAGCCGTGGCAAAGAACTTAAAAACCGCCTATGTTTACACCTTCCCCGGTGTCGGGCATGGGTCGTTATTTGCGCCGCGGGGTATGCCTGCGGAAGCTTGTGTGACTCAAATTGCCGCCGACTTTTTGGCTAACCCGAAGCAACCGCCCAACAGCAGTTGTCTCACCCAAATTAAGCCTGCGTTTGTCGTTGAGTAA